The genomic DNA CATTTCTGTGGTGCCGGGCACTTCCATGATGTTGGCTTCGGGAACGCCCGCCGCCTTGGCATCGGCAATGGTGTTATAGCCCGAGGGCGACACCATCACCAGGTCCTGATCAATGATGTCCTGATAGGTGCCGATCCCCTTCGGGTTGCCGGCAGGCACGACGAATGCGTCACCGAACACGCCGATCGGCTCTGAGAAATCCATATTCTCGCAGCGTGCGGCCAGAATATACATCCCCCCGGTTACGATATCGACCCGTGAAGCGATGATGCTGGGGATCAGACCCGCCCAATCGGTTAGCACAGGTTCGACATTCGTATGCCCCATGCGCTCCAGAACGGCGATCGTAATATCGTTAACGAAACCTTTGGCGGACCCATCCTCACCGGCATAGGCCCAAGGCGGCGCAGCGGCAAAGCCCAGACGTATCGGCTCTCCGGCTTCCAAACGATCGGCCAACGGACCGGCCTGCGCGGTAGCGGCGGCAATCGTGGCACCCAGTATGAATCCCAGTGTTCTCGTGATCGTAGTTCGTATTAAGTTCATCGGTTTTCCTTGTTTTAGCGCCTGTGCGGCGTCCGAAGGGAAATGGTCTGAAGCGGAAAATCCCGCCAGAGTTGGCATAGCCTTGCAAGGCTATCACCCCGCGCCGAATGCGCGGTTCCCAAGCTCACAACTATGCAACTTCCCTTCTGGTTCCGCAACCGGGTCGATCCACCTCACAGACCGGATCACTATATTTGAAGGCGAAACAGACATTGAAATTTGGCGTTTTGGC from Pararhizobium sp. IMCC3301 includes the following:
- a CDS encoding transporter substrate-binding domain-containing protein, coding for MNLIRTTITRTLGFILGATIAAATAQAGPLADRLEAGEPIRLGFAAAPPWAYAGEDGSAKGFVNDITIAVLERMGHTNVEPVLTDWAGLIPSIIASRVDIVTGGMYILAARCENMDFSEPIGVFGDAFVVPAGNPKGIGTYQDIIDQDLVMVSPSGYNTIADAKAAGVPEANIMEVPGTTEMLAAVRAGRADAGATNALEAQRVQDMSDAVEMTDPLAFPANSRTPVGVGFHPEDDAFREEFNAELAKYLGSDEMMEKVAAENYTAVFLPDGQTTAEACKAD